The window ACGACCCAGGTGCGCTCGGCGAAGAACTCCTCCGGCCAGTCGTACGCCTCCGCCTGTACGTCCTGGGGCAGGGCGAGGGTGACGGCGCCGGTCTCTACGGGGTCGGTGAGGACGCGCACGGCCTGGAGGGCGGCCGGGATCAGGGCCTCGGGGCGGGTGACGCGGTCGAAGTACCTCGACACCGGGCGCAGACAGTCGTTGACGCTGATGTCGCCCGCGTAGGGGACTTCGAGTTGCTGGAGGACCGGGTCGGCGGGGCGCGTGGCGAAGATGTCGCCGGGGAGCAGCAGGACCGGGAGGTGGTTGATGGTCGCGAGGGCGGCGCCGGTGACCAGGTTGGTCGCGCCCGGGCCGATCGACGTCGTCACGGCGTGCGTGGACAGGCGGTTGGACTGGCGGGCGTAGCCGACGGCCGCGTGCACCATGGACTGCTCGTTGCGGCCCTGGTGGTACGGCATGACATCGGCGTACTCGACGAGCGCCTGGCCGAGCCCGGCGACGTTCCCGTGGCCGAAGATGCCCCAGGTCGCGCCGATGAGCCGCTGCCGTACGCCGTCGCGCTCGGTGTACTGGGCGGACAGGAAGCGGACGAGTGCCTGCGCGACGGTCAGCCGGGTCGTCATCGGTAACCCTCCGTGTGGTCGGGGTGGAAGCAGATCCGCCACTCCCGGGTCTCGCCGGGACCCGCCATGACGTTCAGGTAGTACATGTCGTGGCCGGGCTGGGCGATCGACGGGCCGTGCCAGCCGTCGGGGACGAGGACGACATCACCCGAGCGGACCTCGGCGAGCACATCGGAGCCGCCCTCCCGGGAGGGGGACACGCGCTGGTAGCCGAAGCCGTGCGGGCCGTCGATCTCGAAGTAGTAGATCTCCTCCAGCTCCGCCTCCTGCCCCGGCCGGTGCTCGTCGTGCTTGTGCGGCGGGTACGAGGACCAGTTGCCACCAGGAGTGATCACTTCTACGGCGATCAGCTTGTCGCACTCGAAGGCGTCGGCGGAGGCGAAGTTGCGCACATGGCGCAGCCGGTTGCCGCTGCCGCGCTCCTCCATGGGGACCTCCGGCGCGGGGCCGTAGCGGGCGGGGAGTCGTCGCTCGCACCTTGCTCCTGCCAAAGCAAAGCGGCCACCCGCGCCGGAGGCGATCAGTGCCCGGGCGTCTCGGGGCACGTACGCGAAGTCGGTGACCCCCGCGAACACGCTCTCCCGGCCCAGGAGTTGGAACTCGTCCTGCTCTGTTTGCACCGTACAACCACCTTGCAGGGGCAGTACGATCCATTCGCTGTCCCCGGTGGTGAAGGTGTGCGTACCACCCGGCGCCAGCTCGACGATCCGCAGACTGGAGTGGGTCCAGCCGGCCCGCCTGGGGTCGATGTCGAGCGCGTAGTTCGCGTCGCCGGTCGCGCCCTTGGGGACGTACAGCTCACTGTTCGTCGTCATGCGGCCCTCACAGCAGTCCTACGGCGGTGTCCACGGCGGCGGCCACATCGCCGTCCGCCGGATACAGCAGCGAACGGCCGACCACCAGGCCGCGCACGGTGGGGAGTTGGAGGGCGCCGCGCCACTTCTCGTAGGCGGCGACCTGGTCCTCCGCGGAGTCCCCGATGTCGCCGCCGAGGAGGACGGCGGGCAGCGTCGATGTCTCCATGACCTGGGCCATGTCGTCCGGGTTGGCGGTGACCGGGACCTTGAGCCAGGTGTAGGCCGAACTGCCGCCGAGGCCCGAGGCGATGGCGATGGAGCGGGTGACCGCGCCGGCGGAGAGATCGTTGCGGAGTTTGCCGTCGGGCGTGCGACGGCTGATGAACGGCTCGACGAACACCGGGAGTTGGCGGGCGGCCATCTCGTCGACCGCTCGGGCGGTGGACTCCAGGGTGTTCAGGGAGCCCGGGTCGTCGTAGTCGATGCGGAGGAGGAGCTTTCCGGCGTCGAAGTTCAGGCGCGCGATGTCCTCGGGGCGGTGGCCTGTGAAGCGGTCGTCGAGTTCGAAGGTGGCGCCCTGGAGGCCGCCTCGGTTCATCGAGCCCATGACGACTTTGTCGTCGAGGGCGCCGAGGAGGAGGAGGTCGTCGAGGATGTCCGCGGTGGCCAGGACTCCGTCCACGCCGGGGCGGGAGAGGGCCAGGCAGAGGCGTTCCAGGAGATCCGCACGGTTGGCCATGGCGAACTTGCGGTCGCCGACGGCCAGTGCTCCGCGGGCGGGGTGGTCGGCGGCGACGATCATGAGGCGGCCCGAGTCGCCGAGGAGAGGCCGTCGGCGGCGTCTTGTGGCGGCCTCGGCGATGGCCTCGGGGTGCCTGGTGCGGGTGCGGACCAGCTCCGCTACGTCGACGGTCACCGGGGGTCTCCGTATCCGGCCTCGGCTTCACCTTCGGCGGCTGCGGGTGGGAGTACGGCTCCAGCCGTCAGGGCTGCCGCTACCTCGGCCTGCGTCGGCATTGCTGAGGAGCACTCCAGGCGGGAGGCGACTATGGCGCCTGCTGCGTTGGCGTGGCGCATGGTTGTTTCCAGATCCCAGTCGTTCAGGAGGCCGTGGCAGAGGGAGCCGCCGAAGGCGTCGCCGGCGCCCAGGCCGTTGAGGACGGTCACCGGGAGCGGCGGGACCTCGGCCTGGTCGCCGTTGCGGTGCACCGCCAGTACGCCCTTCGGGCCCTGCTTCACCACGGCCAGTTCGACTCCGGCGTCCAGGAGGGCGCGGGCGGCCGCGTGCGGGTCGCGGACTCGCGTGGCGATCTCCACCTCGTCGAGATTGCCCACGGCGACGGTGGTGTGCTTGAGGGCCTCCCGGTAGAAGGGGCGGGCCTGGTCCGGGTTCTTCCAGAACATCGGGCGCCAGTCGAGGTCGAAGACCGTGATGCCCGACTTGGCCCGGTGGGCGAGCGCCGCGAGGGTTGCCGTACGGCTGGGCTCCTCGCTCAGTCCTGTGCCGGTCACCCAGAAGATACGGGCGTCGCGAATGGCGTCGAGGTCGAGTTCGTGGGCGTCGATCTCCAGGTCGGGGGCCTTGGGCTGCCGGTAGAAGTACAGCGGGAAGTCGTCCGGCGGGAACACCTCGCAGAACGTGACCGGGGTGGGCAGGCCCTGGACCGGGGTCACCCAGCGGTCGTCGACGCCGAAGTCACGCAGGGCCTCGTGGAGGTAGGTGCCGAAGGGGTCGTCGCCGGTGCGGGTGATGACGGCGGTGTTCCGGCCCAGCCGGGCGGCGGCTACCGCGACGTTCGTCGCCGAGCCGCCGAGGAACTTGCCGAAGGAGGTGACCTGCGGCAGGGGGACGCCCGTCTGCAGCGGATAGAGGTCCACGCCGATCCGCCCCATGGTGATCAGGTCGTACGCCATCGCGTTCCCTTCGTATCGGCTCTCCACGGCTTTCTAGTCCTGTGGACGGAGCCCTGTCAATGTTTTGTCCGGACATTCGGACCAGAGGAGTTTCTTTTCTCGTGGGGGGCTTGGGGTCGCCCAGTGGGGTGCCACGTGTTGTGATTGCGCGTGTGCGGGTCGTGGAGGGCTGGTCGCGCCCACGCGGCGGAGCCGCAAATCGACACAGCCCCGCGCCCCTGGGTGGGTTGGCGTTGCCGTAGGGGGAAGGCCTATGCGGGTGCTGTCCGGGCACGGCTCCTATGGGTCCTGGGAGTTCGCGCTTGCCGCTCCCCATCCTCGGCTGCGGCCCGGTGTTCTCAGCTATCGCGGGTTTCGGTTCGACCTTGCGCGGCCTCGGCGGCGGCTGGAGACCCCCATCGGCGCGGCGACCTTGCTGCTCGGGTTCGGGGAGCCCGTGACGATCTCGCGGCCCGGGCGGGAGCCCGACACGCTCGTGTCCTTGTACTGCGGGCCCACCACCACCCCCGCCGTCGGTGAGCACAGCGGTCGGCTGGCCGGGATCGAGGTGCTGTTTGCTCCCTGGGCCGCGTTCACGTTGTTCGGGACTCCGCAGTACGAGCTTGCCGACCGGACCGTCGATCCCGATGAGTTGCCGCACGCCTTGGACATCCGCGTCGGTGAACTGGCCGGAGCGCTGGGCGCGTTGTCGTCCTGGGAGGAGCGGTTCGGGCTGTTGGACGAGGTGTTCACGCGCTGGTACGAGGCGGGGGCGCCGAGTTCGGGGCGGGTGGTGCGGGCCTGGGCGGAGCTGGTGCGCAGTGGCGGTGCGATGCCGGTGCCGCGGCTCGCGGAGGAGGTCGGTTGGAGTCTGCGGCACCTGGAGAGCCGGTTCCGTGAGCAGATCGGCCTCGGTCCGAAGGCCGCCGCCCGGGTGCTGCGGCTGCAACGGGCCCGGCGGTTGCTGGCGGCCGGGCGTGGCGCCGCGGAGACCGCTGCCGCCTGCGGGTTCTACGACCAGGCGCATCTGAGTGGTGAGTTCAAGGCGATGACGGGGTGTACGCCCCGGGAGTTCGCGGCCGCCCGGCGGCTGCCGGGTCAGCAGATCGGTGCCGCGGATCGGCTGGCCGGCGAGGCCACGAGTCTGGTGCTCGCACCCGATGGCAGTTCGGTTTTTTCCAAGACCTGACGGGATCTCCACCGGCACGCTGTGCGCCTGGCCTTGTGCCGATGAGCCGAGGTTGGCGGGGGAAACGGCGGGCCGGACCCGACGCAGCGGGTCCGGCCCGCCCTGCCGTGCACACAAACCGGCGCCGCCGTCAACGCGCCACGCCCCTGCGCCCGCGTACGCCTTTGCGTCACCTGTGTCACAAACGCCCCCCTTGTGTCACACATGTCGCACGTACGCGGGTCTTGCGTCACACCCGGCGCACAGGCCCTGCCCTCCGGTCACCGCGGGTCGTTCACGGAGCACAGGCTTTGTGATCGCCAGCGCAGCGCCCGGTACCCCCGACGGCCGTTCCCGGCCGCCGCCGCGGCGCGCGCAGGGAGGTGCACGTCATGACCGACCGAAGGCTCTGGTCCTACAAAGAAATCGCGGCGCACATCAAGGTGCAGCCCGACACCGTGCGGTCCTATCGCAAGCACGGGCTGCTGCCCCCGCCCGATCATGTGGAGGGCGGCAAGCCCTTCTGGTACGCCGAAACCGTCCGCGCCTGGGTCGCCTCCCGCCCGGGCAACCGCGGCCGAAGGGAAATCTGACGTCCTCGCGAGGGTGACCCTCGGGGCACACTCCTCAGCTCCAGGGCTCGATGACCGTCACCCCCGACCCCGGCGCCGTGCCCATCGCGGCCAGGGCGGCCGGGGTCTCGTCCAGGGTGATCGTGGAGGTGACCAGGAGGTCGGGGCGCAGGACCGCGGAGCGTACGAGCTCCAGCATCGGCGGATAGGTGTGCGCGGCCATGCCGTGGCTGCCGAGGAGTTCCAGCTCCCAGGCGATGGCGCGGGCCATGGGGACGGGGGTCGTACCGTCGGACGAGGGCAGCAGGCCCACCTGAATGTGCCGGCCGCGGCGGCGCAGGCCGTTCACCGAGGCGGCGCAGGTGACGGGCGAGCCCAGGGCGTCGAGGGACAGATGGGCGCCGCCACCGGTCAGTTCACGGACCGCCTCCGCCGTGTCCGGCACGCTCGCCGCGTCCACGCAGTGGACCGCCCCGAACTTCCTTGCCAGGTCCAGCGCCTGGGGCGAGACATCGACGGCGACGACCCGCGCACCCGACGCGGCCGCGATCATCACGGCCGACAGGCCCACCCCGCCGCAGCCGTGCACCACGACCCACTCCCCCGCGGCGACCCGGCCTTGCTGCACCACCGCCCGGAACGCGGTGGCGAACCGGCAGCCGAGCGAGGCGGCGGTGGCGTACGAGAGGTCGTCCGGGATCGCGACCAGGTTCACATCGGCGTGGTCCAACGCCACGTACTGGGCGAAGGAGCCCCAGTGGGTGAAGCCGGGCTGGGTCTGCCGCTCGCACACCTGCTGGTCGCCCGCCGCGCAGGCGGGGCAGCTTCCGCAGGCGCAGACGAAGGGGGCGGTGACCCGGTCGCCGGGGCGCCATGCGGTCACCCGAGGGCCAACTGCCTCGACGACACCGGCGAGTTCATGGCCGGGGACGTGCGGCAGCGTGATGTCGGGGTCGTGGCCCTGCCAGCCGTGCCAGTCGCTCCGGCACAGGCCGGTGGCTTCGACCCGGACCACGACTCCGTGCTCGGCGGGGCGGGGGTCGATCAGGTCGCGTACCTCGGCCGTACTGCTCGAAGACCACGGCTCGCATGGGCGGCTCCTTTCGTCCAGGGGCAGGCTAGGCGCTTCGCGGGAAGGGTCGCGAGGGAAAGTGGGCGCCTTCGGCATCCTCACCACGACTCCGGCTCCGGTTCCTTGAGCGGATCCCTGCGCGCCGCCCGCCCACCCCTCAACCTCAGCCCCGCCAGCGGAAACACGAGTACCGAAAGCATCGCCGCGCCGACCAGTGCCGCCGCCTCGTCGGTGCGGAGTTCGCCCTCGTCGACGCCGATCGTCGTGATGGCGACGACCAGTGGCAGGGCGGTGGCGGCGAAGAGGGTGAGGCCCTTGCGGTCGCGGGCGCCCAGGTCGCGTGGGGCCAGGGCGTAGACCGGAAGGCCTCGGACCACCAGGAAGAGGACCAGGAACAGTGGCAGGAGCAGCAGGGCCCGGCCGCCCGACAGCAGCGCGTCCAGGTCGAACTCGATGCCGGTGACCACGTAGAACACCGGCACCAGGAAGCCGAAGCCCATCGCCTCGACCTTCTCCATCACCGGCTCCGCGCTGTCCGGCGCCGAGCCGTGCAGCAGCAGCCGTGCGATCACCCCGGCGGCGAAGGCGCCGAGCAGTGTGTCCAGGCCCAGCGCCTGGGAGATGCCGAGCATGGCCGCGAGGAGCAGCACCACAAGGCGTACGGCGAACTGGCCGCTGGTGTGCAGCGTCACCGCGACCACCTTGGAGAACCACGGCGGACGCGGTCGCGTCGCCCACCACACGGCCGCCGCCGTCAGCAGCGCGAACGCGGCCAGCACCGCCGTGGAGCGGCCCGGCGAACGTCCGCTCAGCAGCAGGGCGATGGCGATGATCGGCCCGAACTCCCCCACCGCACCGAACGCCATCATCACCGAGCCGAACCGGGAGCGCAGTTCCCCCGCGTCACGCAGGACCGGCAGGACGGTGCCCAGGGCGGTGCTGGTGAGCGCCGTACCGATGTAGACGCCCCGGTCGAAGCCGGAGAGCAGGGTGGCCAGGCCCAGACCCACCGCCAGCGAGATCAGCCAGGCCCGTACCGAACGGCGCAGGGTGTTCCCGCGGACCTTGTCGAACTCGATCTCGTAGCCCGCGAGGAAGATCAGCATCGCCAGACCGAGATCGGCGAGGGTGTCGATGACCTCGCCCTCCCCCGCCCAGCCCAGCACGTCCGGGCCGACCAGGATGCCGAGCGCGATCTCGAAGATGACGAGCGGAACGGGCAGCCACCGGCCGACTCCATGGGCGAGCAGTGGCGCCAGCACCGCGATGGACATGATCAGGATGAGCGTCCCGGCCTGCGACATAGGGCGTACCTACCATAGGGTTCGGACAAATCCCCCCAACCTCAGGGATCCCGCCCGCCGCGACCCTTCTTGGAGGAGTACCCCGTAGGGGTATACGGTGGAGGTACGGGGTTCCCTCGTGGACCTCGTGAGCCCCATATGCCTCGACGAGGAGAACGACATGAGCGTGAGCGCCGTCTACAAGGTCAGCGGGATGAGCTGCGGACACTGCGAAGGCGCCGTCTCCGGCGAGATCTCCGAGCTGCCCGGCGTCAGCTCCGTGAAGGCCGTCGCCTCGACCGGCGAGGTCACGGTCATCTCCGAGGCGGCGCTGCGCGAGGAGGATGTGCGGGCGGCCGTGGACGAGGCGGGTTTTGAACTCGTCGGCGTCATCTGAGCCCTGGAGTCCGGACCATGTCCACCACCACCCAGGCCCCGATAACCCCCACCTCCGAAGTCGAGCTGCTCATCGGCGGGATGACCTGCGCCTCCTGCGCGGCCCGCGTCGAGAAGAAGCTCAACCGGATGGCGGGGGTCAGCGCCACGGTGAACTTCGCCACGGAGAAGGCGAAGGTCAGCTACGCCGAGGGCGTCGAGGTCGCCGATCTGATCTCTACGGTGGTGAAGACGGGGTACACGGCCGAGGAGCCGGCCCCACCGGTGGCCGCCGAGCCCGCTGCGGAGGAGCCCGAACTCGCGGACTACCGGCAGCGCTTCACCGTATCCGCGCTGCTCGCCGCGCCCGTGGTCCTGCTCTCCATGGCCCCCGCCCTCCAGTTCGACAACTGGCAGTGGCTCGCGCT of the Streptomyces sp. NBC_00287 genome contains:
- a CDS encoding cation:proton antiporter translates to MSQAGTLILIMSIAVLAPLLAHGVGRWLPVPLVIFEIALGILVGPDVLGWAGEGEVIDTLADLGLAMLIFLAGYEIEFDKVRGNTLRRSVRAWLISLAVGLGLATLLSGFDRGVYIGTALTSTALGTVLPVLRDAGELRSRFGSVMMAFGAVGEFGPIIAIALLLSGRSPGRSTAVLAAFALLTAAAVWWATRPRPPWFSKVVAVTLHTSGQFAVRLVVLLLAAMLGISQALGLDTLLGAFAAGVIARLLLHGSAPDSAEPVMEKVEAMGFGFLVPVFYVVTGIEFDLDALLSGGRALLLLPLFLVLFLVVRGLPVYALAPRDLGARDRKGLTLFAATALPLVVAITTIGVDEGELRTDEAAALVGAAMLSVLVFPLAGLRLRGGRAARRDPLKEPEPESW
- a CDS encoding heavy-metal-associated domain-containing protein, which translates into the protein MSVSAVYKVSGMSCGHCEGAVSGEISELPGVSSVKAVASTGEVTVISEAALREEDVRAAVDEAGFELVGVI
- the iolB gene encoding 5-deoxy-glucuronate isomerase translates to MTTNSELYVPKGATGDANYALDIDPRRAGWTHSSLRIVELAPGGTHTFTTGDSEWIVLPLQGGCTVQTEQDEFQLLGRESVFAGVTDFAYVPRDARALIASGAGGRFALAGARCERRLPARYGPAPEVPMEERGSGNRLRHVRNFASADAFECDKLIAVEVITPGGNWSSYPPHKHDEHRPGQEAELEEIYYFEIDGPHGFGYQRVSPSREGGSDVLAEVRSGDVVLVPDGWHGPSIAQPGHDMYYLNVMAGPGETREWRICFHPDHTEGYR
- a CDS encoding helix-turn-helix transcriptional regulator, translated to MTDRRLWSYKEIAAHIKVQPDTVRSYRKHGLLPPPDHVEGGKPFWYAETVRAWVASRPGNRGRREI
- a CDS encoding helix-turn-helix domain-containing protein, giving the protein MRVLSGHGSYGSWEFALAAPHPRLRPGVLSYRGFRFDLARPRRRLETPIGAATLLLGFGEPVTISRPGREPDTLVSLYCGPTTTPAVGEHSGRLAGIEVLFAPWAAFTLFGTPQYELADRTVDPDELPHALDIRVGELAGALGALSSWEERFGLLDEVFTRWYEAGAPSSGRVVRAWAELVRSGGAMPVPRLAEEVGWSLRHLESRFREQIGLGPKAAARVLRLQRARRLLAAGRGAAETAAACGFYDQAHLSGEFKAMTGCTPREFAAARRLPGQQIGAADRLAGEATSLVLAPDGSSVFSKT
- a CDS encoding Cgl0159 family (beta/alpha)8-fold protein → MTVDVAELVRTRTRHPEAIAEAATRRRRRPLLGDSGRLMIVAADHPARGALAVGDRKFAMANRADLLERLCLALSRPGVDGVLATADILDDLLLLGALDDKVVMGSMNRGGLQGATFELDDRFTGHRPEDIARLNFDAGKLLLRIDYDDPGSLNTLESTARAVDEMAARQLPVFVEPFISRRTPDGKLRNDLSAGAVTRSIAIASGLGGSSAYTWLKVPVTANPDDMAQVMETSTLPAVLLGGDIGDSAEDQVAAYEKWRGALQLPTVRGLVVGRSLLYPADGDVAAAVDTAVGLL
- the iolC gene encoding 5-dehydro-2-deoxygluconokinase encodes the protein MAYDLITMGRIGVDLYPLQTGVPLPQVTSFGKFLGGSATNVAVAAARLGRNTAVITRTGDDPFGTYLHEALRDFGVDDRWVTPVQGLPTPVTFCEVFPPDDFPLYFYRQPKAPDLEIDAHELDLDAIRDARIFWVTGTGLSEEPSRTATLAALAHRAKSGITVFDLDWRPMFWKNPDQARPFYREALKHTTVAVGNLDEVEIATRVRDPHAAARALLDAGVELAVVKQGPKGVLAVHRNGDQAEVPPLPVTVLNGLGAGDAFGGSLCHGLLNDWDLETTMRHANAAGAIVASRLECSSAMPTQAEVAAALTAGAVLPPAAAEGEAEAGYGDPR